The Streptomyces sp. NBC_01463 DNA window CCCGCGGAGTACCGCGGCATCGGCGTCCGGATCGAGGACGACATCCTCGTCACCGAGGACGGCAACCGGAACCTCTCGGACAAGCTGCCCCGGCAGGCCGACGAGGTCGAGGCGTGGATGGCCCGGCTCAAGGGCTGATCGACCCCCCGTTCCACGCGCCGGAGGGCGCCCCGCTCAGGACGCCATGAGCAGGGCGCCCTCCCGCCATTTCAGGACCTTGTCGAAGCTGACCACCGCGCCGCCCTGCCCCGGCCTGTTGCCGAAGTGGACGTGATCGGCGAGCTGCTCGATCAGACAGAGCCCCCGCCCGTCCTCGGCGGTGAGCGGCGGGTACTCGGCGTACTGCGGTCCGTGCGGCTGCTTGGACCCTGGCAGCGGAACCGCTTCGTCCGGCTGTGCGGCGGTGCGAAGCACACGCCTGGCGGGGAAGCCCGGTCCCGAATCAGCGACTTCGATACGGCACTTCTCGCCGTCCAGATACGCGGTGACCCGGTACTGCCCGCAGGCCGTACCGGACGGCTCCTCCCAGGCGTCCCAAGCGTCCCAGTCGTTCAGGACATCGCCCGCGTCACCGTGCGCCCCGCCGTGCTCGACGGCGTTCGCGCAGGCCTCGCTCAGGGCGAGCGACAGGTCGAAGGAGATGTCCGGGTCCACGCCCGCGGATTCCATCGTGCCCAGCAGGAACCGACGGGCGAGCGGAACGCTCGCAGCTTCGCGCCGCAAATGGAGTGACCACCAGATGCTCATGCTCCAGCCTCCTGGCTGCGGCTCGACATACCGATACGTATTGCCGCCCGAGGCCGTTCGTAAGCACGGACGGGATGTGAGACCGCTCATTCGGCGGATACCCGCGCTCGCCACACGTGTGCATCCCCGGCCCACAGAACCGTTCTGCCCCGTCAGTAACCAGTCCGAACAGGCCCGCGCGCGGGCATTCGGGCGGAAGGTGACCTTCCGGACCTGCCGTACGGAGGGCGGGGCCTCAGTGCGATGATGTCCCGGCCATGACTACGTCTGTGGGACGCGCCGGAGCCGGTATGCGGCTGCTGAGGGCCGCGGTGTTCGCCGCGGTCTGTGTCGCGTTGTCCGCTGCCGGGCACACCATGGCCGCCTGTGCGACCGTCCCCTGGTGGACGCTGCTCGCCGGATTCCTCGGAATCCTCGCGGTGGCCGTCCCGCTCGCCGGCCGCGAGCGCTCACTCCCGTCCATCGCCGCGGCCCTGGCCGGCGGACAGGTCGCCCTCCACACGTTGTTCGGCGTGGGGACGCACACCGCCGCGCCCCAGGCCACGGCCGGCGGTGACGACGCCCTGGTCCGGTTCGCGGCGAGCCTCGTCTGCGGTGCCGGGCCCGGTCAGCTCAACGCGGCCGACGCCCACCGCATCGTCACCACCGCGGGCATCGACCCGCAGTCGGTGGCCGACCAGGCTCACCAGCACATGGCGGCCGCCTCCTCCGCGACGGCCGGCGGCACCGTCGCCGACGTCGTCGGAATGCTGCCGACCCTGCCCATGCTGCTCGGCCACCTGCTGGCCGCGCTCACCGCGGGCTGGCTGCTGCGGCGCGGCGAGATCGCCCTGTTCCGTATCGCCCGGCTGTCGGCCCACGGCGCCCAGCAGGTGGCGGCCGGGGCCCGGCTGCGGGCGCTGCGGGCCGCGCTCGTCCTCGTGGCCGCCCTGCGCGCCGGGCTTCCCGGCGGGCCGACGACCGGGCCGTGCACCCCCCGTACCGCCGTGGACGCGCCGTCGCCGGTCACCGGGGATCCGCTGCAGCACATGGTGATCAGGCGCGGGCCGCCTCCCGTACTCACCCTCGCAGCCTGACGCGACGCCCTCCACGCAAGAACGGAAGCGGTGTCGCGATGCCGTCGCGCACCCGCGCGCCGGAGCACCCTTCCTTCGTGCATCCGTGGAGTGATCCCTGCCATGAACATTTCCCGCATCGCCCTCGCCGGCGGCGTCGCCGCGTCCACCGTGCTGATCCTCGCCGGTACGGCCTCCGCCCATGTCAGCGTCCAGCCGCAGGGCGAGGCCGCCAAGGGCGGTTACGCCGTCATCAACTTCAAGGTCCCCAACGAGCGCGACGACGCCTCGACGACCAAGCTCGAGGTCAACTTCCCCACCGACCACCCGCTGGCGTCCGTCATGCCGCAGCCCGTACCCGGCTGGAAGATCGACGTCACCAAGAGCAAGCTGGCCAAGCCGCTCGACATGCACGGCAAGAAGATCAACGAGGCCGTCTCCAAGGTCACCTGGACCGCGGACGGCGGCAAGATCGAGCCCGGCCGCTTCCAGCAGTTCCCGCTCTCCGTCGGCCAGCTCCCCGAGGACGCCGACCAGCTGGTCTTCAAGGCCATCCAGACGTACGACAACAAGGAGGTCGTGCGCTGGATCGAGGAGCCGAAGGACGGGGCGGAGGAGCCCGAGAGCCCCGCTCCCGTACTCAAGCTGACGGCGGCCGCCGACGACGCGCACGGTGCCACCGCCGCCTCCGGTTCCGGCGCCGCCGACAAGGACGCCGCCGCGAAGGACAAGCAGACGACGGCTTCCGCGTCGTCCTCCTCCAGTGACACCACCGCCCGCGTCCTCGGCATCGTCGGCATCGTCATCGGCGTCGCGGGCGTCGCCTTCGGCGTCCTGGCCGGCCGTCGCCGCACCGCCTGATCACCCCTGGCCCCACCCGTAATACCGACCCATCAGGAAACAGTGCTCCATGGTTAAGAAGTCTGTGCTGGCCGCGGCGCTCGTCGCCGCGGCCGCGCTCACCCTGTCCGCCTGCGGCGGCAGTGACAACGACAGCAAGAAGCCCATCGCCGACGTGTCGGTGGAGGCGAAGACCCAGGCCGCGACGGTGCTGGACCAGCCGTTCACCAAGCCGAACCTCGTCCTGACCGACACGCACGGCAAGAAGTACGACCTGCGCGAGAAGACCAAGGGCAAGCCGACGCTCATCTACTTCGGCTACACGAACTGCCCCGACGTCTGCCCGCTCATCATGAGCAACATCGCCGTCGCCAAGAAGTCCCTCCCCAAGGCCGACCAGGAGAAGCTCCAGGTCGTCTTCGTCACCACCGACCCGGAGCGGGACACCCCGTCCTCCCTGGGCAGCTGGCTCAAGTCCCAGGACCCGTCCTTCATCGGTCTCACCGGCGACTTCCCGACCATCCAGGCGGGCGCCCGGCAGATCGGCATCGGGATCGACGCACCGAAGAAGGAGAAGGACGGCACGATCGTCTCGATGCACGGTTCCCAGGTCATCGCCTTCTCCCCGAAGACCGACCAGGGGTACGTGCTGTACAGCGAGGACACCACGCCCGACGACTACACCAAGGACCTCCCCAAGATCGTCAAGGGGGAGAACCCGTGAACCGCCGCACCACCCTCGCCGGCGTCCTGACCCTCTCCACGGGTCTGACGCTGGCGGGGTGCTCCACCTCGGACAGCACACCGGAACTGAAGGTCATCGGCGCGTTCATGCCGCAGCCCGTCAGCGACATGGCGGCCGGCTTCCTCGTCGTGAAGAACAACGGCGGCAGCTCGGACCGGCTCACCTCGGTCACCAGTCCGCTGTCGGACGACGTCACGATCCACGAGACGAAGAACCAGGTCATGCGCATGGTGACGTCCTTCGACGTACCCGCGGGCGGTGAGCTGGACCTGGAACGCGGTGGAAACCACATCATGTTCGCGAAGCTCAAGCAGCAGCCCAAGCAGGGCCAGAAGGTGTCCGTGGAACTGCACTTCGAGAAGGCCGGCCCCATCAGGGTCGACCTTCCCGTGAAGGAGACCACCCACAACCCGAAGAAGCAGTGAGGGACTGACCGACCATGACAGCCACCGCCCCGCCCTTCGGGCCGGCCCCGTCCATATCCGCACCCGCCCGGCGGCGGCCGCTCGCCGTCGCCGGGCTCCTCGCCGCGCTGGCCGGCGTGGTGTTCGGTCTGCTGCTGGCCGTCGCGGGCCCCGCGTCGGCGCACGCCGCGCTGACCGGGAGCGATCCGCAGGACGGGGCGGTGGTCGCCACCGCACCCAAGGAGGTCACGCTCACCTTCTCCGAACAGGTCGCCATGGGCGAGGGCTCCATCCGGATCCTCGACCCGGACGGCAAGCGCGCCGACACTGAGAAGGCCCCGAGCGACCTGACCGCAGGCTCCACCGTGAAGTACGGCGTCTCCCTGCACACCGGGCTGCCCGACGGTACGTACACCGTCGCCTGGCAGGCGGTCTCCGCCGACAGCCATCCGGTGTCCGGCGCCTTCACCTTCTCCATCGGCGCGCCCTCGGAGACCACGGTCGCCCTCCCGGACAACGAGGCCGGCGGCGGCCTCGTCGGCACGCTCTACGGCATCGCCCGCTACGCCGCGTACGCCGGATTCATCGTGCTCGCCGGCGGTGCCGCCTTCGTGCTGGCCTGCTGGCAGCGCGGGGCGGGCGCGCGCCCGCTGCAGCGCCTCGTCGTCCGCGGCTGGATGACCCTCACCGCCGCGACGATCGCCATGCTGCTGCTGCGCAGCCCGTACACCGGTTCCGGGAAGCTCGGCGACGCCTTCGACCTCGACGGTCTGAAGGCGGTCCTCGACACCAAGCCGGGCGCCGCGCTCGTCTCGCGGCTGCTGCTGCTCGGCGCCAGTGCGCTGTTCATCGCGGTGCTGTTCGGGGCGTACGCGAAGCGCGAGGACGAACGCGAGAAGAAGGACCTCACCTTCGGCCTCTCCCTCGGCGGTGCGGTCATTGCCGCCGGAATCGCCGGAACCTGGGCGCTGGCCGAGCATGCGTCGACCGGTATCCAGCCGGGCATCGCCATGCCCGTCGACGTGCTCCATCTGCTGGCCGTCGCGGCCTGGCTGGGCGGACTCTCCGCCCTGCTGGTCGCGCTGTACCGCACCCCCGACATCACCGCCGCCGCCGTGCGGCGCTTCTCCCGCATCGCGTTCACCAGCGTGCTCGTGCTCACCGCGACCGGGATCTACCAGTCCTGGCGCCAGGTCGGCTCCTGGTCCGCGCTGACCGGGACCGGGTACGGGCAGCTGCTGCTCGTGAAGGTGGGGCTCGTCGCCGTCCTCGTCGGGATCGCCGGGATCTCCCGCAGGTGGACCGCCCGGCTGGCGACGGGCGGAAGCACGGAAGAGGCAACCGAGTCCGCCACGGCCGAGGCGGAGAGCACGGCCGGTGAGGAAGAGGAGCGGGAGGCGGCGGAGGTCACGGCTCCCGCGGCCCCGCACTCCGCCGGTGCCGAGGACCCCGCGCGAACCGCCCAGCTCGCCCGGCAGCAGGCCGCCGTGGCGACCGCGCAGAAGAAGCGGATACGGGACGCCGACCCCGACCGGTCCGGCCTGCGCCGCTCCGTGCTCGCCGAGGTCGGCGTCGCGGTGGCGCTGCTGGCGGTCACCACCATCCTGACCTCGACCGAGCCCGGCCGTACCGAGGAGGAGGCGGCGCGCTCGTCCACGCCGGCCGCCGCACCCGCGGCGAGCGGCCCCGTCAACCTCACGCTGCCCTTCGACACGGGCGGCAAGAACGGCAAGGGCACGGTCCGCATGGACCTGGACCCCGGACGCACCGGAACCAACGTGGTGCACCTCTGGATCGACGGCATCGACGGAAAGGCCATGGACGTCCCCGAGGTGAAGCTCGCCTTCACCCTGAAGTCCAAGGACATCGGGCCCCTGCCCGCCGTACCCGTCCGGCTGACCGAGGGCCACTGGACGTCCACCGGCGTCCAGATCCCGATCGCCGGCGACTGGAACGTCGCGGTGACCGTGCGGACCTCGGACATCGACCAGACCACCGTCGACAAGAACGTGAAGATCGGCTGAGCAGGACCGTGAGCGGAAAAAGCAGAAGCACCACAAGGACCGGCGGAAAGCCGTCGGTCGGCACGGGCAGCAAGCCCGCTGCCGACGCCCCGGCGGCGGGCACGATCTCCCGGCGGCGCCTCCTGGGCACCGCCGGCGCGGCCGGGGCGACCGGTCTCGTGCTCGGTGCGGCCGGTGGCGCCACCGGCTATGCCGCGGCCCAGGACGAGGCGCCGGCCGCGCTGACCTCCGTCGGCTCCACCGAGGTGATGTTTCACGGGAAACATCAACCGGGGATCACCACTCCGCTTCAGGCCCGTGGCCACCTCATCGCCTTCGACCTGGCCCCCGGGGCCGGCCGGAAGGAGGCGGCGGCCCTGATGCGCCGCTGGTCGGCCGCGGCACAGCGGCTGATGGCCGGTGAATCCACCGGCGGCGCGGCGGACGGTACGGGGCACGACACCGGCATCGCGCTGGACGCCGGGCCGTCCTCGCTGACCGTCACCTTCGGCTTCGGCGCCACCTTCTTCACGCGCACGGGACTGACGGACCACCGCCCGCCGGCACTCGACCCGCTGCCGCCGTTCTCGGCCGACCATCTCGACGCCCGCCGCTCCAACGGCGATCTCTGGGTGCAGATCGGCGCCGACGACGCGCTCGTCGCCTTCCACGCCCTGCGGGCCGTGCAGAAGGAGGCCGGCTCGACGGCCACCGTGCGCTGGCAGATGAACGGCTTCAACCGCACCCCCGGAGCCACCGCGAAGCCGATGACCGCCCGCAATCTGATGGGCCAGGTCGACGGCACCGGAAACCCGAAGCCGGCCGACGGCGACTTCGACCGGCGCATCTTCGTCCCGTCCGGCGACGCCGCGTACGAGTGGCTGGCGGGCGGCTCGTACGCGGTGGTCCGGCGCATCAGGATGCTGCTCGACGACTGGGAGAAGCTCCCGGTGGAACGTCAGGAACGGGTCATCGGCCGGCGCAAGGCGGACGGCGCCCCGCTCAGCGGCGGCACCGAGACCACCGAGATGGACCTCGACAGGACGGGCGCCGACGGCAAGCTCCTGATCCCCGACAACGCGCACGCCCGGATCTCCTCGCCCGACCGCAACAGCGGTGCGGCGATGCTGCGGCGCCCGTTCTCGTACCACGACGGCATCGCCGCGGACGGCACTCCGGACGCCGGGCTGCTGTTCATCTGCTGGCAGGCGGATCCGCTGCGCGGCTTCGTGCCGGTGCAGCGGAAACTCGACCGCGGCGACGCCCTGTCGCCGTTCCTCCGCCA harbors:
- a CDS encoding ATP-binding protein, encoding MSIWWSLHLRREAASVPLARRFLLGTMESAGVDPDISFDLSLALSEACANAVEHGGAHGDAGDVLNDWDAWDAWEEPSGTACGQYRVTAYLDGEKCRIEVADSGPGFPARRVLRTAAQPDEAVPLPGSKQPHGPQYAEYPPLTAEDGRGLCLIEQLADHVHFGNRPGQGGAVVSFDKVLKWREGALLMAS
- a CDS encoding YcnI family protein, with product MNISRIALAGGVAASTVLILAGTASAHVSVQPQGEAAKGGYAVINFKVPNERDDASTTKLEVNFPTDHPLASVMPQPVPGWKIDVTKSKLAKPLDMHGKKINEAVSKVTWTADGGKIEPGRFQQFPLSVGQLPEDADQLVFKAIQTYDNKEVVRWIEEPKDGAEEPESPAPVLKLTAAADDAHGATAASGSGAADKDAAAKDKQTTASASSSSSDTTARVLGIVGIVIGVAGVAFGVLAGRRRTA
- a CDS encoding SCO family protein, encoding MVKKSVLAAALVAAAALTLSACGGSDNDSKKPIADVSVEAKTQAATVLDQPFTKPNLVLTDTHGKKYDLREKTKGKPTLIYFGYTNCPDVCPLIMSNIAVAKKSLPKADQEKLQVVFVTTDPERDTPSSLGSWLKSQDPSFIGLTGDFPTIQAGARQIGIGIDAPKKEKDGTIVSMHGSQVIAFSPKTDQGYVLYSEDTTPDDYTKDLPKIVKGENP
- a CDS encoding copper chaperone PCu(A)C, encoding MNRRTTLAGVLTLSTGLTLAGCSTSDSTPELKVIGAFMPQPVSDMAAGFLVVKNNGGSSDRLTSVTSPLSDDVTIHETKNQVMRMVTSFDVPAGGELDLERGGNHIMFAKLKQQPKQGQKVSVELHFEKAGPIRVDLPVKETTHNPKKQ
- a CDS encoding copper resistance protein CopC — encoded protein: MTATAPPFGPAPSISAPARRRPLAVAGLLAALAGVVFGLLLAVAGPASAHAALTGSDPQDGAVVATAPKEVTLTFSEQVAMGEGSIRILDPDGKRADTEKAPSDLTAGSTVKYGVSLHTGLPDGTYTVAWQAVSADSHPVSGAFTFSIGAPSETTVALPDNEAGGGLVGTLYGIARYAAYAGFIVLAGGAAFVLACWQRGAGARPLQRLVVRGWMTLTAATIAMLLLRSPYTGSGKLGDAFDLDGLKAVLDTKPGAALVSRLLLLGASALFIAVLFGAYAKREDEREKKDLTFGLSLGGAVIAAGIAGTWALAEHASTGIQPGIAMPVDVLHLLAVAAWLGGLSALLVALYRTPDITAAAVRRFSRIAFTSVLVLTATGIYQSWRQVGSWSALTGTGYGQLLLVKVGLVAVLVGIAGISRRWTARLATGGSTEEATESATAEAESTAGEEEEREAAEVTAPAAPHSAGAEDPARTAQLARQQAAVATAQKKRIRDADPDRSGLRRSVLAEVGVAVALLAVTTILTSTEPGRTEEEAARSSTPAAAPAASGPVNLTLPFDTGGKNGKGTVRMDLDPGRTGTNVVHLWIDGIDGKAMDVPEVKLAFTLKSKDIGPLPAVPVRLTEGHWTSTGVQIPIAGDWNVAVTVRTSDIDQTTVDKNVKIG
- the efeB gene encoding iron uptake transporter deferrochelatase/peroxidase subunit, which encodes MSRRRLLGTAGAAGATGLVLGAAGGATGYAAAQDEAPAALTSVGSTEVMFHGKHQPGITTPLQARGHLIAFDLAPGAGRKEAAALMRRWSAAAQRLMAGESTGGAADGTGHDTGIALDAGPSSLTVTFGFGATFFTRTGLTDHRPPALDPLPPFSADHLDARRSNGDLWVQIGADDALVAFHALRAVQKEAGSTATVRWQMNGFNRTPGATAKPMTARNLMGQVDGTGNPKPADGDFDRRIFVPSGDAAYEWLAGGSYAVVRRIRMLLDDWEKLPVERQERVIGRRKADGAPLSGGTETTEMDLDRTGADGKLLIPDNAHARISSPDRNSGAAMLRRPFSYHDGIAADGTPDAGLLFICWQADPLRGFVPVQRKLDRGDALSPFLRHEASGLFAVPGGAADGEYVGQRLLEA